The following coding sequences are from one Lathamus discolor isolate bLatDis1 chromosome 10, bLatDis1.hap1, whole genome shotgun sequence window:
- the LOC136020169 gene encoding tripartite motif-containing protein 29-like, with protein MDLTCAICLGTYLELVMLSCGHRFCRDCIQEERQQDCCPLCHTQADPEEERPGVQCEEKGESLGQQDGVILCDSCLQEPQPAVKTCMNCEASLCQAHLSKHNTKSPLKEHVLTEPCEAQVLGERRCPQHGRLLDCYCVTDSVCICMLCCTISSHKDHKITTLEEAFGKAQGFFPETLEAVKTHEAALNHSTENLLKQEEEVKNEEGLRRYRLESLFKEMCLQLGNREEEVLKALSHNEAQQLSWMQTEMLEHKEGKDAASRDIRELEALRDQKDLPLFIKAFSAIQAR; from the exons CTGGTGATGCTGAGTTGTGGTCACAGGTTCTGCAGGGATTGCATCCAGGAGGAGCGCCAGCAGGACTGCTGCCCGCTGTGCCATACCCAGGCAGACCCAGAGGAGGAAAGGCCTGGAGTGCAATGtgaagagaagggggaaagcTTGGGACAGCAAGATGGGGTGATCCTGTGTGACTCCTGCCTTCAGGAGCCCCAGCCGGCCGTGAAGACCTGCATGAACTGCGAGGCCTCCCTCTGCCAAGCCCACCTGAGCAAGCACAACACAAAGAGCCCTCTGAAAGAGCATGTCCTGACGGAGCCCTGTGAAGCTCAGGTTTTGGGTGAGAGGAGATGCCCCCAGCATGGCAGGCTGCTGGACTGCTACTGTGTGACAGACTCAGTCTGCATCTGCATGCTGTGCTGCACCATCAGCTCCCACAAGGACCACAAGATCACCACTCTGGAGGAGGCTTTTGGCAAAGCACAG ggtttttttcctgaaacccTGGAAGCAGTGAAAACCCACGAAGCTGCGCTGAatcacagcacagaaaacctGCTGAAACAAGAGGAGGAAGTAAAG AATGAGGAGGGCCTGCGGAGGTATCGGCTGGAGAGCCTCTTCAAAGAGATGTGTCTGCAGCTAGGAAACAGAGAAGAAGAGGTCCTGAAAGCTCTCAGTCACAACGAGGCGCAACAGCTTTCTTGGATGCAGACAGAGATGCTAGAACACAAAGAGGGGAAGGATGCAGCCAGCCGTGATATACGGGAGCTGGAGGCTCTGAGAGATCAGAAAGACCTACCTCTTTTCATCAAG GCTTTTTCAGCTATTCAAGCCAG GTAA